In a single window of the Bactrocera dorsalis isolate Fly_Bdor chromosome 2, ASM2337382v1, whole genome shotgun sequence genome:
- the LOC105229892 gene encoding protein yellow-like, with the protein MWGRYLVVLLLALTPHAILSSELETVYEWKQMVFGFPTDADRQEAIANGNLIPENATPIDVAVDYHSEKGTRVFTTTPRFTTGIPYTLAVVTNTTEDNGPVLMPYPDYSWHNSYGDDCDKITSVYRVAITECNQMFVLDTGAIFTVKHCPPQLLVFDLNTDTLSHRYVFDPSIYTANASLFITPRAIVSDPPPTGNCSNVKVYMTDVTFHGLVVYDSELDAAWRIENRFMYPHPDQGVHTIANQTFILMDGMFALASDQEQLYFHPLASVTEYAVPLSIINNRTNFLDSDVAMPEAFSQVGTRSSSTAAEAMDSQGNLYFVTFNPIKLTYWSPNATYTPENEIEIPADPQLIEFVSGMKVHTNDTGVEELWMLSDRFQEIANGAIDFSEINFRILRRPLDDIQNSD; encoded by the exons ATGTGGGGAAGATACCTCGTAGTACTGTTATTGGCTCTAACGCCGCATGCCATACTCAGTAGCGAGCTAGAAACTGTGTATGAGTGGAAACAAATGGTATTTGGCTTCCCCACGGATGCAGATCGTCAAGAAGCAATAGCCAATGGCAACTTAATACCAGAAAACGCAACACCCATCGATGTGGCGGTCGACTACCACT CGGAAAAGGGAACACGTGTCTTTACGACAACACCCAGATTCACTACGGGCATTCCGTATACTTTAGCAGTGGTGACTAACACAACTGAGGATAATGGACCAGTGCTGATGCCATATCCCGACTACAGTTGGCACAATTCATATGGCGATGATTGTGATAAAATTACTTCAGTGTACCGTGTGGCG ATCACGGAGTGCAATCAGATGTTTGTACTCGATACGGGCGCTATATTCACGGTTAAACATTGTCCACCACAGCTACTCGTCTTCGACTTGAACACCGATACCTTGTCGCATCGTTATGTTTTTGATCCAAGCATATACACAGCAAACGCTTCACTCTTCATTACGCCAAGAGCTATTGTGAGTGATCCTCCGCCAACCGGTAACTGTAGCAATGTAAAAGTGTACATG ACCGATGTCACGTTTCATGGTCTGGTTGTTTATGACTCGGAATTGGATGCAGCTTGGCGTATCGAGAATAGATTTATGTATCCCCATCCTGATCAAGGTGTCCACACAATTGCCAATCAGACATTCATTCTAATGGATGGCATGTTTGCTTTGGCCAGTGATCAAGAGCAGCTCTACTTCCATCCTTTGGCCAGTGTGACCGAGTATGCAGTCCCGCTGAGCATTATAAACAACCGTACCAATTTTTTGGATAGTGACGTTGCCATGCCGGAGGCATTTAGTCAAGTAGGCACACGCAGCAGTTCAACTGCCGCCGAGGCAATGGACAGTCAGGGGAATCTCTACTTTGTTACATTCAATCCAATAAAGTTGACTTATTGGAGTCCGAATGCGACGTACACACCTGAAAATGAGATCGAAATACCAGCAGATCCACAACTGATTGAGTTTGTAAGCGGCATGAAGGTGCACACAAACGATACCGGCGTAGAGGAGTTATGGATGCTGTCGGATCGTTTTCAG GAAATCGCCAACGGCGCTATTGATTTTAGTGAAATTAATTTCCGCATTTTGCGTCGACCACTTGATGACATACAAAACAGCGACTGA
- the LOC105229893 gene encoding major royal jelly protein 1, with amino-acid sequence MKRFTASAELLIFTAIIAGCWSIGALAESSTLQTAKQWKLFTYNFLPHAPIHDLNFYNPSNVLATGIAVTYDRIFIATPKLFSGVSSTVNVVSKAEFGDSPVLQAYPDWSFSTTGRTDFNCSDLVLISVYRMRIDSCNRLWLLDAGVSRSLEDYEITCPPKILIIDLNTDQVVRRVDFPKEILRGESLFTNLVIDEATAKQGNCDDVFAYISDTVEPGIIVYDSGRDVTWRVSHPAMYPDPDFAQSEILNDRFILMDGVVGLAFDQKLGVLYFQPLATDRLFSVTREVLRAGPLAQNEILKVKLVGRKSSQGIGLTVSPIDSSVIFSPMTELAIAAWNPNNNNQVVLAQDRDRLQFIADMTTTPHEPGVFYAVSSKFHRFFLKNLNPNEVNNRILRLPLPSGYSAPHSPSIDLHTINKASNYFGSPYKANSLDKANVVSFGNYVYNSLHTPAKPQQPYNYETVGLVNFSLRNPFTALNAGESFPPRKEQRSNDQRPSFLDTLNSSEGAITSRDLRYLVPTTAVPTPTTHHALHTAVLPFGSDYTLRRHLRNTDGQKVTEPANSTAIQQ; translated from the exons ATGAAGCGTTTTACAGCCTCAGCAGAGCTCTTGATCTTCACAGCCATAATTGCCGGCTGCTGGTCCATTGGCGCATTAGCCGAGTCCTCAACCTTGCAAACGGCCAAACAGTGGAAGTTGTTCACATATAACTTCCTACCACACGCGCCGATACACGATTTGAACTTCTACAATCCATCCAATGTGCTTGCAACCGGTATTGCAGTTACCTACGACCGGATTTTCATAGCGACGCCGAAATTGTTCTCCGGCGTCTCGTCCACCGTCAATGTCGTCTCGAAGGCGGAATTCGGTGATTCACCGGTGTTGCAG GCCTACCCAGACTGGTCGTTTTCCACAACCGGTCGCACAGACTTTAACTGCAGCGATTTGGTTCTGATCTCTGTGTACCGCATGCGCATCGACTCGTGCAACCGCTTATGGCTTCTAGATGCCGGTGTTTCGCGCTCACTCGAAGACTACGAAATCACTTGTccgccaaaaattttaattattgactTGAATACTGATCAGGTGGTGCGACGTGTGGACTTTCCGAAAGAAATCTTGCGTGGCGAATCGTTATTTACGAATTTGGTGATTGATGAAGCGACAGCGAAGCAGGGCAACTGTGATGATGTGTTTGCGTACATCTCAGATACGGTTGAGCCAG GCATCATTGTCTACGATAGTGGTCGCGATGTTACCTGGCGCGTGTCACACCCTGCAATGTATCCCGATCCAGATTTTGCACAGTCCGAGATACTCAACGATCGTTTCATACTGATGGATGGCGTTGTGGGTTTGGCGTTTGATCAGAAATTGGGTGTACTATACTTCCAGCCTTTGGCTACTGATCG CTTATTTTCAGTGACCAGAGAAGTGTTGCGCGCCGGTCCGCTTGCACAAAATGAAATTCTCAAAGTGAAATTGGTCGGTAGGAAATCATCACAGGGTATTGGACTCACCGTTTCGCCCATCGATAGCAGCGTTATTTTCAGTCCCATGACCGAATTAGCCATTGCTGCCTGGAAtcccaacaacaataatcaagtGGTGCTTGCACAAGATCGTGATCGTTTGCAATTTATCGCCGACATGACAACAACACCACATGAACCCGGCGTTTTTTATGCTGTCTCCTCCAAGTTTCATCgcttctttttgaaaaatctcaACCCGAACGAAGTCAATAATCGTATACTACGTCTGCCGCTGCCAAGCGGTTACAGCGCACCACATAGTCCCTCGATCGATTTGCATACAATCAACAAAGCTTCCAACTACTTTGGCAGTCCATATAAGGCGAATTCTCTGGATAAAGCGAATGTTGTGAGTTTTGGCAATTATGTCTACAACAGTTTGCATACACCGGCAAAACCACAACAACCGTATAATTACGAAACAGTTGGGCTTGTAAATTTCTCCCTCCGCAATCCCTTCACGGCACTCAATGCTGGTGAGTCGTTCCCACCGCGCAAAGAACAACGTTCGAACGATCAACGGCCCTCATTTCTGGACACTCTGAATAGTAGCGAAGGTGCTATTACCAGCCGTGATCTGCGCTACCTCGTACCAACAACAGCAGTACCAACACCAACAACGCATCATGCTTTACATACTGCGGTGTTACCATTCGGTTCTGATTACACTCTCCGCCGGCATTTACGAAATACCGATGGTCAGAAGGTTACCGAGCCAGCGAACTCAACTGCAATCCAGCAGTAG